GCGTGGCGGCCAGCAGCGGCGTCAGTCCGGCGTGGGCAATGTTGAGGTCGACGCCGCGGCCGATCAGGGCGCGCAGCAGGCGCAGGTCGGGCAGCACCGCGGCCAGCACCGCGAGCGAACGCTGGTCGCGGCTGTCCGCGCCGGGCAGCGCGTGTGGATCGGCATCCTGTTCGAGCAGGTCCAGGGCGCGCTCGACCTTGCCGCTGCGCGCGGCGGTGTACAGGGCTTCGGTCGCATCGCCCGGATCGGCATCGTCGACCTGCATCGACTGCGCGGGCTCCGGCATCTCGACCACGTCCAGCGCCGCGCCGGCCAGCGGGGCACGCAGCAGCACCCGGTGCAGCAGTGGCCAGGCCAGTCCGGCCAGCGCCGCCAGGATCCAGCGCGCGCCGCCGGTGACCAGCCCCGGCCACGCCAGCAGCAGGGCCAGGGCGAGGATCGCGGCGATCGCGAGTGCCGCGCCCAGGCCGCGCCAGCTGGATCCGTCGACCTCGTCCAGCGATCGCCACTGTCCGGCGAGCGTCTGCCCGCCCTCGCCTTCCACGCGCTGCCACAGCGGCCACAGCCGCCAGAGCGCGATCACGCCCAGGCCCGCGGTCGCGCTGAGCGCGAACGCCGCCCCCAGCGAAGCACCTCCGCTGGCCAGCAGCGCCGACAGCGGCCAGCCCACCAGCAGCGCCGACGCGGCCATGGCCAGCGCCCACAGCAGCAGCAGCGCGACCAGGTCGCGGCGCAGCGCGGCGCCGGTGGGGAGCGTGCCGCGCAGGCCCAGCGCCAGCGCAGGCTGGGCCAGGCAGGCGGCCGCGGCGGCCAGCGCGGCCTCGGGAACACCGGCCAGCAGGGCGAGCAGGACGCCGGCCGCGAGCGCCAGCCAGGCCTTCGAAGTGGCGCGCTCAGGCATCGGTGCCCCAGTCCTCGGTCAGCGGATCGACGTCCGCGCGGGGCGGCATCTGCAGGTGGAAGCCGCGCGCGGCCAGGTTGGCGCGCACGGTGTCGACGTCCTCGCGCGCCAGCCGCCGCCCGGGCACCAGGGCGACATCGAGCACGAAGCGCAGCTCGCCCAGCTGTTCGCGGACCGCATCGGGGATGCGGTCGAAACCGTCGAGGCCGGCGAGATAGACGTAGGTATCAGCCTTGCGAAGGCTCTTGTAGACGAAGGCTTGCATCTGCGGCTCCAGCGCGCGGGCGCACGCGTGCAGAGGGAAGCATAAAGCAAGCGCGCCGCGGCGCCCGGCGGCGGCGGCGGCGGCGGCGGCGGCGGCGCGCAGAGTCGACGCCGGCTCAGTGGTAGCCGGCGTCGGCTTGGATCTTGCCGCGGAACACCGAGTACGACCAGGCGGTATAGCCGAGGATGATCGGCAGCAGGATCGCCAGCCCGACCAGGGTGAAACCCTGCGAGGACGGCGGCGACGACGCCTCCCAGATGCTCAGCGACGGCGGGATGATGTTCGGCCACATGCCGACCACGAGGCCCGCGAAGCCGAGCACGAAGAAGCTCAGCGTCAGCAGGAACGGACTGGCGTCGCGCCCCTCGCGCATCGCCGCGCGCCACAGCCAGAGCGCGTTGACCAGGGCCAGCAGGGGCACCGGCGCCAGCCACCAGAAGTTGTTGCCCTCGAACCAGCGCGCCATGACCTGGGAATCCAGGAACGGCAGCCAGGCGCTGACCAGTCCCATGAACGCCACCACCACCAGCACCAGCGGCCGGGTCAGCGTGCGCGCCACCTGCTGCAGCCGCCCTTCGGTCTTCAGGATCAGCCAGCCTGCGCCGAGCAGCGCATAGCCGAACACCACCGCCACGCCGGTCAGCATCGAGAACGGGCTGAACCAGTCCAGCGCGCCGCCGAGGTACTTGCCCTCCTCCAGCGGCATGCCCTCGACCAGTGCGCCGAGGATCACGCCTTGGGCGAAGGCCGCCACCGTCGAGCCGGCCGCGAACGCGCCGCCCCAGAAGCGCTTGCCGCGCTGCGCCTTGAAGCGGAACTCGAAGGCGACGCCGCGGAAGATCAGCGCGACCAGCATCACCAGCACCGGCAGGTACAGCGCCGACAGCAGGATCGCGTAGGCCTTGGGGAACGCGGCCAGGAGGCCCGTGCCGCCGAGCACCAGCCAGGTCTCGTTGCCGTCCCAGATCGGCGCGGCGGTGTTCATCATGTGGTCGAGCTGGCCGCCGTCCTCGGCGAACGGCGCGAGCACGCCCAGGCCGAGCACGAAGCCGTCCAGCAGCACATACATCATCACGCCGAAGCCGATCACGAAGTACCAGGCCACCGGCAGCCAGGTCGCGGTCTCCATCAGCGATCCTCCGTACGGGTCGGCGCCGTGCTCGCATGTTCGCGCTCGCCGACCGACAGCGGGCGCGCCGGCGTCTTCTCGCCGCCTTCGGTGCGCGGCGGTTCCTCGAACGGCTGCGGCCCCTTGCGTACCAGTCCCAGCAGGTAGCGGATGCCGGCGCCGAAGATGACCGCATAGGCCACCGCGTAGGTCGCCAGCGAGGTCGCCACCGCGGCGGCGGTGATGTTCGGGCTGACCGCATCGCTGGTGCGCAGCAGCCCGTAGACCACCCAGGGCTGGCGACCGATCTCGACCACG
The sequence above is a segment of the Luteimonas sp. MC1750 genome. Coding sequences within it:
- the cydB gene encoding cytochrome d ubiquinol oxidase subunit II; its protein translation is METATWLPVAWYFVIGFGVMMYVLLDGFVLGLGVLAPFAEDGGQLDHMMNTAAPIWDGNETWLVLGGTGLLAAFPKAYAILLSALYLPVLVMLVALIFRGVAFEFRFKAQRGKRFWGGAFAAGSTVAAFAQGVILGALVEGMPLEEGKYLGGALDWFSPFSMLTGVAVVFGYALLGAGWLILKTEGRLQQVARTLTRPLVLVVVAFMGLVSAWLPFLDSQVMARWFEGNNFWWLAPVPLLALVNALWLWRAAMREGRDASPFLLTLSFFVLGFAGLVVGMWPNIIPPSLSIWEASSPPSSQGFTLVGLAILLPIILGYTAWSYSVFRGKIQADAGYH
- a CDS encoding YcgL domain-containing protein, which gives rise to MQAFVYKSLRKADTYVYLAGLDGFDRIPDAVREQLGELRFVLDVALVPGRRLAREDVDTVRANLAARGFHLQMPPRADVDPLTEDWGTDA